DNA sequence from the Verrucomicrobiia bacterium genome:
GTTTCCGTTGAAATCATAAATACCATGATGACATGGGCAGATGAACTGCCTGACACCCGGGTGCCATTGAACGATGCAACCCAGATGCGTGCACACGGCTGATAACGCTCGAATTTCCTTGCCCTGTTTCTCCAACAGAACCGGACCCTCCGGCAGGTGGACCAGCCGCACCCCGTCAGCGGGGATATCACCGGGTTTGCCTGCCAGCACCTGGATCAACTTGAGGGGCCGTATGACCGGATACAAATACTGCAGGAATCGGTATGCCAGGCTCCCCAGGCCCAAAGCTGTCCCCGCGGCCAGAATCAGGTTGGCAACAAACTCGCGGCGCGATGATTGCGTGCTTTCAAATTGCTGCGCCTCATCCATGGCACCTGCGGCTATTTGTACTTGCCTGTGACTTGTTTGATGGCGTCTTCTTGTTTCCGGCGTTCCTCCGGGGTCAGGGTCTTGAGCTTTGCGTCCAGGGCCTTCTTCTTGCGAACATTGGAATCATAAACAAGGAACTCATAGATTTTTTTTGCGTCGGCCCTGCCGATATTCGAGCCGGGTTTGTACATCATGCGTTTGATGTACTGGGACCATTGTTCCGGCAAAACGTAGTCGGAATTAATAGGACGGCTCAATTTGTGGCATTGGGAACATTTCTGAGCAAATACCTGGTAATAGTCCTGCAGGCTCTCGGGGTAGCTCGAGACATTAATGGTTGCCGGCCCCTTGTCGAATTGTTCGATGCGGGCCTTGGTTTGCGCATCCAGAGATTCGTCGGCAGCGCGCGCGACGAATGGCGCGCCCACGAGGGCGCCCAGCAATAACGCGTTAAAGTGATGCCATATTTTCATGATGAGCTTC
Encoded proteins:
- a CDS encoding Rieske 2Fe-2S domain-containing protein, yielding MDEAQQFESTQSSRREFVANLILAAGTALGLGSLAYRFLQYLYPVIRPLKLIQVLAGKPGDIPADGVRLVHLPEGPVLLEKQGKEIRALSAVCTHLGCIVQWHPGVRQFICPCHHGIYDFNGNVVSGPPPRPLEKLEVKLKDDEVFVVMKSLKEEQV